The Coffea arabica cultivar ET-39 chromosome 2c, Coffea Arabica ET-39 HiFi, whole genome shotgun sequence genome includes the window CCCAAAGTTTGATCCATTGCTCTTCCCGTACCCTTATGTCCTTTTGAAACCGAGCTTCAGCATTTGGCACGGCAGGATCAAAATAGTTAGCCTTTAAATCTGCCTTCCAGCTTCTCCATTTTTTGCCAATAGATCTTAAGGTCCAAGTTTCCAGTCCCATAGGCAAAGCAAACCTTTCCTGAAACGTAGTTAGCAACAAGAAAATCAACACAACTTCACAGTAATTTTTGTACAAAGCATACATAATACAAAAGCTGCCATTACCTTTATCACTTCTAACATGTCCATTTTAAGTTTCCTTGACATTTTAAGCCATGTTTCAACATCTATTGGACAATACATACCATTCCTAGCCAAACTGCCCAAGAATTCAGAGAAAGAGGTTTTCTCACTTATTGGGATCCCATTGTCATCGAGTTTAATCTCAATCCGTGGAAGTTCCTTAGGCCGatcccaaatttctttcatAAATGTAGGGCCTCGGGTTTTATGATGTACTTCACTTGAATCATTTGTAGTTTCTTTTCCtgtttaaaataagaaaaaggtgCAAGTTATGAACATAACAAAATGCACTTCTGGAATTGGTTCAAAACAGTTAGTAATACCTGCATTGTCCGAGTTGCATGACATGAAGGTGGTGTCACTGGAATGTGGACCTCGAGAATCCTGATTTGGACTTTCTTCAGTTGCTTCATGCCTTGTTCCAAGTGGAGATTGTTGAATTGGAGAGTTCTGGCACTGCTCATGCGACTTGGAACCTCCATCAGCTTGTTGAGTAACTTGGTCACCTGATTCATGCATTATTCCCAATGTAGAATTCTGAATTGCAGATTGAGGTGCCCAAGCAGCTTCTCCTTGCACTTGTTCAATTACATTTTCATGTCTTGTTCCAAGTGGAGGCTGCTGCCTTGTTTCATAACATGAGGGAGGTTGCTCAATTGGTTCATCTCTCAATCCATTTGTAGCGCGCTTACATTTTCGACCTCTACGGGCCATACCTGCATAATATTTGAGTGAAGAAAGGGACAAATGtaaatgtttaaaatttatTGAAGCAAACACTCTACCTATAGTTTCTTTAACTTACAAATGCTATTATAAAGAAGTACTACTTGAACAATAAACTGGCATGACAAGTAACAAATGGCATTCTGCAAGAATAAACCAGGGGAAGACTATGGAGCTGTCAATAGAACAGAGAAACAAATGGAGAATATATGATTCAATGCAGCAACTAattggaaatgaaatgaaagctACATGCTTAAGTGACTGCAAGAATATACATGGGAAATGCTTTGATCTACATCCTTTCAGCATGAAAGATATGCAGAATTTACTACCGCTAGACATGAAACTTTTTCCATATTGTTCTGAGAATGATGCCTATGATCAAAAGTTGGTATGCTTATGCTCAATGAGGGCGTAAGTAGAAGAGTCCACATAATTTTAACTTCAGTAATGGAGCAAACTAATAAATGATTGTCTTGAATTAACGAAATATACTTGGCCAtgtgataaccaaaaattgcagAGGATAATGTATTCTACCAACAAATACAACTCTTGGTTTTGTATGTTTAGGGTGGCAATCGGGTCGGTTATGAAGCTGTACTGAATACTTTTATTTACAGATTCTGACATGGTTCTGCATTTATCAAGAACACTAATTCTATTGTTCTAAGATAGTGTCTCATCTAAACAAGAGCTCAAGCTTTACGTAGCATTGACGATTCCAAACCAAATTACTTCTCTTTTTGCCAGAGCCACATCCACAGTTATGGGTTGACACTTAACAGTAAATGCACAAACACTTTATCCAATACAATTGTAGCAGTACAAACAATACAGTTGTAGAACAGGAAGGAGATGAAGAGCATCACGGTGAAAGACTGAAAACGAGAACCCATCACCAAAAACAGATGGTTGAAATTGTACATTCAGTTCACAGTAGCAGTCTCCATTCGACCAGGCTCACCTAGAAATGTGCTTCTCAGAAATGTGCTTTTCACACCGCCACCACCCCAAAAGCTTTTcacaccaccaccaccccccaAAGCAAACATTCTACCTAGAAATGTGCTTCTCAGAAACGGAGAAGGTGCTTGTCAGAGATGGGAATCGAATAGCCTAAAAACTAAATCTACCATGCAATGCAAGAACATGTCTACCATGCAATGCAAAGTTAGACACAAAATACTGAAATTACCTGAAACTATGGCTTGAATCCCTAACTTCTCGGTTTCCCAAGCTTTGAAGCCctaatttctgatttcttcccACCAAGCCAACACAACAGCCGAATAAGGGATTTGCCTGGCACAAGCTCAACCAAGTTACCCAAAAGGGTGCGAGTTCATGGACGGCAATTGACTCAAATTGGTTGTGCGAGcttgaaagagagagagaagacaAAGGCAGAGGAcaacgagagagagagaagatgtCTGAAATAAAGGCGGTACTAATGACGCCAAAGTAAATTAGTCAAGCCtcttgaatttttcaatttGCCGCGCTACTAATGACAATTTTTGTGTGTTTGggcaaaattttgttaaagctgtataacaactaaaattttggttaaagctatatacaatataatataacaactaaaaatataAAGGCTAAAAATCTTGTTAAAGctatatacaatataatataacaactaaaaattttgttaaagctatataacaactaaaaatataacaaataaaaattttgcaagagctatatacaatataatataacaatcaaaaattttgttacagctatataacaactaaaaatataacaaataaaaattttgttaaaactaTATACAATGTAATATAAtaactaaaaatataaaaataattaaaaattttgagaagctAACAAAAAACATTCTTTTAATCAAAATGTTTTCGGTTACTCAATTTATTTTATGCTGCGAGCAATTATGTACGGCTTGTAGTCTAACAAGCCATTGGAAGGATCAAATTAGTTTatgaaacaagaaaattaaCTTGTGAATACATGAACTTTCCATTGATAAACATTGGGATTAGAATTGATTGAACATAAacattgaatatatatatatatatatattcaatgtTTTCAATTCCAAAGCAATTGCCATTGAACTTTGTGTTAATTAGAAACTTACTATCACTTACAAGATCTTACTattgaacttttcaatgattaacCTTAGGCTTACACTTACAACGCATTAATTGAacataaacatatatatatatatatatatatatagggtaaaaaaaaaaaacccctctGTGGTTAACCTAATACATAGAAAAGCCCCcaatggtttcaaaatatacaacacgatccctcatgttttgaactaaattgtaaaggtgacggaatccgttaaacttaacggaaatggacgaaatgaccaaaatgcactgatataattaagcaaaagacagctcaaaaaaatcatttgttttattctttaagtagagagaattgagggttaaggggtagaataggtatatttgaaaaaaaataggcatcaaattttttttttaggttccaataagtcatttccgttaagtttaacggattccgtcacctttataaTTTAGTTTAAAATATGAGGTGtcgtattgtatattttgaaaccatagggggtttttctgtgtattaggcttaccacagggggcttttttattttttacccatatatatatatatgtatattcatTGTTAAAAATTCCAAAGCAATTGCCATTGAACTTTGTGTTAATTAGAAACTTACTATCACTTACAAGATCTTACTattgaacttttcaatgattaacCTCGGGCTTACACTTACAACGCATTAATTGAacataaacatatatatatatatatatatatatatatatatatatatattcaatgtTTTCAATTCCAAAGCAATTGCCATTGAACTTTGTGTTAATTAGAAGCTTACTATCACTTACAAGATCTTAATattgaacttttcaatgattaacCTTAGGCTTACACTTACAACGCATTGATTGAacataaacatatatatatatatatatatatatatattcgatGTTTTCAATTCCAAAGCAATTGCCATTGAACTTTGTGTTAATTAGAAGCTTACTATCACTTATAAGATCTTACTATTGAACTTGGCAATGATTAACCTTATGCTTACACTTACAACGCATTGATTGAacataaacatatatatatatatatatatatgcaatgTTTTCAATTCCAAAGCAATTGCCATTGAACTTTGTGTTAATTAGAAGCTTACTATCACTTACAAGATCTTAATattgaacttttcaatgattaacCTTAGGCTTACACTTACAACGCATTGATTGAACATAAACATATAGTATGATCGGTTTGATCGATTCGATCGTGCTTGATCGGTTCGATCGTGTCCCTGGTCACTTTGAAGGATAATCTAAAATTGcgactaaaccgattaaattcGATCAAAGATCAGTTGGACTAGAAAGCTCTATTGGAATTAACTTTTTGTATTGTTAttggtttaaaaaataattttttcatggtattacaaaattatttaagaaatttatagattaaagtttcaaaatatttCTATTGATAAAAAATTAGACCTCGGGTTATTGGGAAAAAGAATTGACCATAATATAATGATTCACAAATGTAATATTACAGCTTCCAATTAATGGAATTGCTTATAAAATAATGACCAGTATTTATCCAGCCCATTGGGCTCTTAAAATAAGTAATGGGTTCCTTGGAAAGTTGGATAGTTTTATGTTTGGTCTGAAATGATTTGCACATTCCGTACGTTGCCAATTGTTCTCCCCAAATCATAGCCTCGGTTGCCAATTGTTCTCAtgctattaaaagaaaaatcattccaATACCATTTTTATGAATAAGACTGACGATTACTAACCAAGACTAGAAATCCAAAAACTGGACCATGGGAGTATCAATGAAGAAAGGCCTTAAAGAGGCAAATTAATACACAAGTTTTAACTAATAGCACCAACTCTTTTATCACATCTGTCAGAAGGCTTAACATGACACCAAGAGcactaaactaaaaaaaaaaaatgcaaaacccATCGACAAAAGGAAATAAAGCCTAGGCCTAGCAATTGAAACAGAGAAGAATAAGGCCAGTAAGCTTTAAAGCTATCAAAGATTCTAAATCAGATTATATTGGGACAAATCAACTTCAATCCCAAGTCCATTCTCACGAACCCAACTAATTTCCTCATTTTCATTCTCAACAACAGGATTGCCAACATCACTTTGCAAATATGTCTCAACATCCATGGTTGTGCCCATGTTATATCCAACTCTTGCAGTGGTAGAGATAACCACTTGCCAATCCTTATCAGTTGGATCTTCGACATAAAAAACCTGTGATGCTTGTGAAGCGAGTATAAATGGCTCAACATGAGGCCTCACGTTTgcaaaattgactaaagtaaACCCATCAGCATCTTGTTTCATTCTCGAACCATTTGATATCCAATCACATTCGAATAACACCACCCGGCGACCTCCATAAATTAATTCAATCATATTTTTCAAGATGTCGAAGTAAACTAGTTCACTCAAAACTGGATTTTGATCCCTTATACTTGCAAAACTGGATGTTGTTGCATTGGCTGTAACACCACTATTttgcgtttttcttttcttctcaactTCTTTGGTGTGAAACCGAAATCCATTAACAACATACCTGCCATGTTGGATTCCAACAACATCTGGACCTTTAGCAAGGAACCTCAACTCTCTCAACACCGAAACATTTTGAGGAAGTTCTAACTTGTCaatctgtaaaaaaaaaaaaaaaaaaaaagatgaaactaTATTTGAAGTCCTACAATTCAAATTGTACTTAATATTCAGAATTTTACTTACATGTTCAGCAAACCAACATGCAAAATTTTCACTGTGCAAGCGCTCTTTTAGATGCTGTGGAACTTGAGGATGTCCTTCTTCTATCAATCTATGATGCTGCCTAGAAGTACATGAGTCAAAATTGTAATCATACATTGAAttctacaataaaattttaatgcaTCAAGTTGTAGTTGAACTTACTCTATGTAAGGTGTGACAGCATCACAGTTAAATAAATATACTGATGTGCTTTACTCAAGATGTGAGCATCAAAGAATGTTGGCTTGCCCCTCCCCAAAGGATGTCCTGATTCAGAGAATATAtctaaaccatcttcaatttccttatgtacttcttcatttctgcttgGACGATTGAATTTTGTCTCAACATAGTCCGCAAGATACAATGAGCAAAAGTTAATGCATTCTTCTGCCAAGTAGCCTTGAGCAATCGAACCTTCAGGCCTACTTTTATTTCGAACATAAGATTTTAATGTTCCTAAGTACCTAAATTATCATCATTCCAAACTCTCTAATTAGTCCCACAAatcaaagaaagcaaaaaaggaATAAACATTTAAGGCATAATGAGAATTACAAGCAGTACCTCTCTACAATATACATCCAACGATAATACACCGGCCCACCTAATTTCACTTCAGTTGCCAAATGAACAACTAAATACACCATGACATCGAAGAAGGTTGGTGGGAAGCATTTCTCAAGATCGCAGAGTATGACGGCAATTTCACTTTCCAAACGAACCACATCTTGAGGACAAATAACTTTAGAACAAAGCTGCCTGAAGTATCTACTCAATCGAATCAAAGGATAGCGCACTGATTTTGGTAAAGTTTTTCTCAAAGCTATAGGCATCAATTGCTGCATTAGGATATGATTATCATGACTTTTAAGCCCTGAAATTCTTGGTGGTTTTACTCGAACGCATCTTGAGACGTTAGCTGCATAACCATCTGGAACTTTCACCTTTTTTAGCACATTGCAAAATacagttttctgttttttaTCCATTGCAAAGGAAGATGGAGGTAAGTACACCTTTCCAGGTTCTGTCTCAATGGGATGCAGCTCTTTTCTTAGTCCCATTTCTCTCAAATCACGGCGGGAATTATAATGGTCCTTTGTTTTATCCTCGGTGTCCAGCAATGTCCCCCAAATGTTTTCACAAACATTTTTCTCAATGTGCATGAAGTCAAGATTGTGTCTTAAGACATTATCTTTCCAATATGGCAAGTCAAAGAAAATACTCCTCTTTTTCCAATTGAAAGGCAGCTTCGGATTACCTTTCACaagttttccaaatttaatttgcAAGTCTCCCAATTCACTCACAATCATATCCCCGGTTTGCAAAGGTGGTCGCTTTCCATGTTCTTCAGTGCCATCAAAGAATTGGGCTTGCTTTCTAAATTTATGCTTACTATCTAAGAATCTCCGATGACCCATGTAGCAATATTTGAAACTATGAGTCAACCGTCATGCATGAGTGAACTTGTGACAAACAGGATAAGCATATTCACCTTTAGTGCTCCACCCAGATAACATTGCATATCCAGGGAAATCACTAATGGTCCACAACAGAGCCGCATGcagttgaaaattttctttttgggatGCATCATAAGTTTGAATGCCAAAATCCCACAATTCGGTCAGTTCTTTAACTAGAGGCTGTAGATAAACATCAATATTATCCCTAGGAGAGGATGGTCCGGGTATTAACAAAGACAACATGAAGTACGGTTGCTTCATACACATCCACGGAGGTAAGTTATATGGTATTAAAACTACAGGCCAAGTACTGTGTGTAGAACTCATGTTGTTGAATGGATTAAACCCGTCAGATGCCAACCCCAATCTAACATTTCGACAATCCTTAGCAAATTCTGGATGTAGATGGTCAAAAGTTTGCCAAGCTGGAGAATCAGCTGGATGTCTCATACAACCATCTTTTGTACATTTTTCCTCATGCCATCTCATTTGAGATGCAATTTTAGAAGACATAAATAGTCTTTGTAATCTAGGTTTTAAGGGAAAATG containing:
- the LOC140035590 gene encoding uncharacterized protein; the protein is MGHRRFLDSKHKFRKQAQFFDGTEEHGKRPPLQTGDMIVSELGDLQIKFGKLVKGNPKLPFNWKKRSIFFDLPYWKDNVLRHNLDFMHIEKNVCENIWGTLLDTEDKTKDHYNSRRDLREMGLRKELHPIETEPGKVYLPPSSFAMDKKQKTVFCNVLKKVKVPDGYAANVSRCVRVKPPRISGLKSHDNHILMQQLMPIALRKTLPKSVRYPLIRLSRYFRQLCSKVICPQDVVRLESEIAVILCDLEKCFPPTFFDVMVYLVVHLATEVKLGGPVYYRWMYIVERPEGSIAQGYLAEECINFCSLYLADYVETKFNRPSRNEEVHKEIEDVYLFNCDAVTPYIEQHHRLIEEGHPQVPQHLKERLHSENFACWFAEHIDKLELPQNVSVLRELRFLAKGPDVVGIQHGRYVVNGFRFHTKEVEKKRKTQNSGVTANATTSSFASIRDQNPVLSELVYFDILKNMIELIYGGRRVVLFECDWISNGSRMKQDADGFTLVNFANVRPHVEPFILASQASQVFYVEDPTDKDWQVVISTTARVGYNMGTTMDVETYLQSDVGNPVVENENEEISWVRENGLGIEVDLSQYNLI
- the LOC113728899 gene encoding uncharacterized protein codes for the protein MARRGRKCKRATNGLRDEPIEQPPSCYETRQQPPLGTRHENVIEQVQGEAAWAPQSAIQNSTLGIMHESGDQVTQQADGGSKSHEQCQNSPIQQSPLGTRHEATEESPNQDSRGPHSSDTTFMSCNSDNAGKETTNDSSEVHHKTRGPTFMKEIWDRPKELPRIEIKLDDNGIPISEKTSFSEFLGSLARNGMYCPIDVETWLKMSRKLKMDMLEVIKERFALPMGLETWTLRSIGKKWRSWKADLKANYFDPAVPNAEARFQKDIRVREEQWIKLWAYWKSEEAKAKQLGRPPIRVEMFNKFYTHADGTPSSTIVAENLEKMTELKNQLPSDSQDPVGRDDIFAQVVGQDKHGHVRLFSDGVNPTDLWEDIPSRNTCYRISVQQQSTLVRLEERLQRQDDEIASLKKMVLVQHGRGSPIDSPRHPSSSSNNVSSHAPSRATRPIRVGNMVSLKSLFDPTKIVAKGYLRSLNPLDEVGGQVLGPNWCEIQIQVAMTPREQLIRPYGLQQTIQDALGAPVAWPCHLVEPVEE